The Tessaracoccus aquimaris sequence ATCCCCTGCTTCGGAGCCCCGACACGCGTGCGTTGGCGCAAACGCACGTGGACGTGTCCCGAGCCGTCCTGTCCCGTAGGGGTGTTCACCGAGCAGGACGAACAGATCGCCAAGCCACGCGCGATGCTCACCACCCGGGCGTGTCGCTGGGCGACCGAGCAGGTCCGACGCGAGCACGCCAGCATCGCCGGGCTGGCTCGGCAGTTGGCCACCACGTGGCGGACTGTGTGGACCAGCATCGAGCCGATCCTGCAGCGTGCCGCCGCTGATGAGTCCCGGTTCGCCGGCGTGACCACGCTTGGGGTGGATGAGCACCTGTGGCACCACGTGAGCCCCCGCAAGCGTGGCCCCAAGGAGCTCACCGGCATGGTCGACCTCACTCGTGACAAGGACGGACGCGTCCATGCCCGGCTGCTCGATCTGGTGCCGGGACGTTCGGGCACCGTGTACAAGACGTGGCTCGACCAGCGCGGGAAGGGGTTCAAGGCCGGGGTCGAGGTCGCCACCCTGGACCCGTTCCGCGGCTACAAGAACGCCATCGACGACAAGCTCGCCGACGCCACCGCCGTCCTTGATGCGTTTCATGTGGTCGCTCTGGCCAGCCGGGCCGTCGATGAGGTCCGCCGCCGCGTGCAGCAGGAGATCCACGGCCACCGGGGTCGTTCCGGCGACCCGCTCTACGGGATCCGTAACATCCTGCGTTGCGCGGCCGAACGGCTCACAGACAAGCAACACGCCCGCCTCGCCGCGGCGATCGCCGCCGATGACCGCCACGACGCCGTCCACGTCGCCTGGCAGTGCGCCCAGAAGGTTCGAGCCGCCTACGCCCACCCCGACCCAGCCAAGGGCCGCCAGATTGCCGAGCAAGTCGTCGACGGGTTCCCCTCCTGCCCGATCCCCGAGATCGCCCGACTCGGCCGCACCCTCAGACAGTGGAAAGACGCCTTCCTGGCCTACT is a genomic window containing:
- a CDS encoding ISL3 family transposase, whose protein sequence is MGCPTCGVVARSHDRRTVTLVDIPCFGAPTRVRWRKRTWTCPEPSCPVGVFTEQDEQIAKPRAMLTTRACRWATEQVRREHASIAGLARQLATTWRTVWTSIEPILQRAAADESRFAGVTTLGVDEHLWHHVSPRKRGPKELTGMVDLTRDKDGRVHARLLDLVPGRSGTVYKTWLDQRGKGFKAGVEVATLDPFRGYKNAIDDKLADATAVLDAFHVVALASRAVDEVRRRVQQEIHGHRGRSGDPLYGIRNILRCAAERLTDKQHARLAAAIAADDRHDAVHVAWQCAQKVRAAYAHPDPAKGRQIAEQVVDGFPSCPIPEIARLGRTLRQWKDAFLAYFDTGRASNGGTESINGLIELHRRIARGFRNRENYRLRMLLIGGGLNLDPPQV